From the Accumulibacter sp. genome, one window contains:
- a CDS encoding family 2A encapsulin nanocompartment shell protein, protein MADSPHQAALSDAAARQLANATKTVAQLPTISPRWLTHLLQWLPVEAGIYRLNQVRNPRDVQVACARRDESELPQTFVDYEETPREYFLSAVTTVLDVHTRISDLYSSPHDQIKEQLRLTIETIKERQERELINNDDYGLLANVADSQRITTLTGAPTPDDLDDLLTKVWKEPAFFLTHPLAIAAFGRECTRRGVPPPTVSLFGSQFLTWRGIPLIPSDKVPVDDGKTKVLLLRVGDRRQGVVGLYQPGLPGEQSPGLSVRFMGIDRNAIASYLISLYCSLAVHAEDALAVLDDVEIDRYHEYAHTYR, encoded by the coding sequence ATGGCAGATAGTCCTCACCAAGCCGCCCTGAGTGATGCCGCCGCACGGCAGCTCGCCAATGCCACCAAGACCGTCGCACAGCTGCCGACCATTTCCCCGCGCTGGCTGACGCATCTGCTGCAGTGGCTGCCCGTGGAGGCCGGCATCTATCGCCTGAACCAGGTCCGGAACCCGCGCGACGTGCAGGTCGCGTGTGCCCGGCGCGACGAGTCCGAACTGCCGCAGACCTTCGTCGATTACGAGGAGACGCCACGCGAGTACTTCCTCAGCGCGGTCACCACCGTCCTCGACGTCCATACCCGCATCTCCGACCTCTACAGCAGCCCGCACGACCAGATCAAGGAACAACTGCGCCTGACGATCGAGACGATCAAGGAGAGGCAGGAACGCGAACTGATCAACAACGACGACTATGGTCTGCTGGCCAACGTCGCCGACAGTCAGCGCATCACGACACTGACCGGCGCGCCAACGCCAGATGACCTCGATGACTTGCTGACCAAGGTCTGGAAGGAACCTGCCTTCTTCCTCACCCACCCGCTCGCCATTGCCGCCTTTGGCCGTGAGTGCACCCGCCGCGGCGTCCCGCCGCCGACCGTTTCGCTCTTCGGCTCGCAGTTCCTGACCTGGCGCGGCATCCCGCTGATCCCGTCGGACAAGGTGCCGGTCGATGACGGAAAGACCAAGGTTCTGCTGCTGCGGGTCGGCGACAGGCGGCAGGGGGTCGTCGGCCTCTATCAGCCGGGCCTGCCGGGCGAGCAGAGTCCCGGCCTGTCGGTACGCTTCATGGGCATCGACCGCAATGCCATCGCCTCGTACCTGATTTCGCTCTATTGCTCGCTGGCTGTACATGCGGAAGACGCACTCGCCGTACTCGATGACGTGGAGATCGACAGGTACCATGAATATGCCCACACCTACCGCTGA
- a CDS encoding family 2A encapsulin nanocompartment cargo protein cysteine desulfurase, with product MNMPTPTADSPIGALPFSLAAAGDLLDETALARLAGEFFRALPGSASQSSPAPAVNDLAVGEPEPALQRAGVPAGTQAPAAAGPLPPEFGVPEAHAAALPLTAPISAPSGVPGSPYYFLGEAAALSSAHQAPTAENHVVAHPFELPGEAALRRVLAELAGERSLPEAVPAQPPGGSGYYFLDQPASLPPVDATRFPAFDVQAVRRDFPILAERVNGKPLVWFDNAATTQKPQAVIDRLVQFYQHENSNIHRAAHELAARSTDAYEAARSKVARYLGAGSVDEIIFVRGATEAINLVAKSWGRQNIVAGDEIVVSLLEHHANIVPWQQLAKENGAHIRVIPVDDKGQILLEEYQRLLNDRTKLVAVSQVSNALGTVTPVREIVELAHRAGARVLVDGAQSVSHMRVNVQTIDADFFVFSGHKVFAPTGIGVVYGKRDLLEGMPPWQGGGNMIADVSFERTLYQGVPARFEAGTGNIADAVGLGAAVDYVERIGIENIARYERELLAYATQRVKPIPGIRLIGTADDKASVLSFVLAGYRPEEVGAALNEEGIAVRAGHHCAQPILRRFGVEATVRPSLAFYNTCAEVDLLVSVLQRLASGRGRAVT from the coding sequence ATGAATATGCCCACACCTACCGCTGATTCGCCGATTGGCGCCCTCCCCTTCAGCCTCGCGGCCGCCGGCGACTTGCTCGACGAGACGGCTCTGGCCCGCCTCGCTGGGGAGTTCTTCCGGGCATTGCCGGGAAGCGCAAGCCAGTCGTCACCGGCACCCGCAGTCAACGACCTCGCCGTCGGCGAGCCGGAGCCGGCACTGCAGCGCGCCGGAGTGCCCGCGGGCACGCAGGCGCCGGCCGCGGCTGGCCCGCTTCCGCCCGAGTTCGGCGTACCCGAGGCCCATGCCGCCGCCTTGCCGCTGACTGCACCAATCAGCGCGCCCTCGGGTGTGCCGGGATCGCCGTATTACTTTCTCGGGGAAGCGGCGGCGCTGTCGTCAGCCCACCAGGCGCCCACGGCGGAGAATCACGTCGTCGCCCACCCCTTTGAACTGCCGGGTGAGGCCGCCCTGCGCCGGGTACTCGCCGAGCTCGCCGGCGAACGCTCACTGCCAGAGGCAGTGCCGGCTCAACCGCCCGGTGGCAGCGGCTATTACTTCCTCGACCAGCCCGCTTCGCTGCCGCCGGTCGATGCCACACGTTTCCCCGCTTTCGACGTGCAGGCGGTACGCCGCGACTTCCCGATCCTCGCCGAGCGCGTCAACGGCAAGCCGCTGGTCTGGTTCGACAATGCAGCGACGACGCAGAAGCCGCAGGCGGTCATCGACCGGCTGGTGCAGTTCTACCAGCACGAAAACTCCAACATTCACCGTGCCGCCCACGAACTGGCGGCACGTTCCACCGACGCCTACGAAGCCGCCCGCAGCAAGGTGGCTCGTTACCTCGGCGCGGGTTCCGTCGACGAGATCATCTTCGTTCGCGGCGCCACGGAAGCCATCAATCTGGTGGCCAAGAGCTGGGGCAGGCAGAACATCGTTGCCGGTGACGAAATCGTCGTCTCGCTGCTCGAACACCACGCCAACATCGTTCCCTGGCAACAACTGGCGAAGGAAAACGGCGCCCACATCCGGGTGATCCCGGTCGATGACAAGGGCCAGATCCTGCTCGAAGAGTACCAGCGACTGCTCAACGACCGCACGAAGCTGGTGGCAGTCAGCCAGGTCTCCAATGCCCTGGGCACCGTCACGCCGGTCCGCGAAATCGTCGAACTTGCCCACCGCGCGGGCGCCCGGGTGCTGGTGGACGGCGCCCAGTCGGTCTCCCACATGCGCGTCAATGTGCAGACGATCGATGCCGATTTCTTCGTCTTCTCCGGCCACAAGGTCTTTGCGCCGACCGGCATCGGCGTCGTGTACGGCAAGCGCGACCTTCTCGAAGGCATGCCGCCCTGGCAAGGTGGCGGCAACATGATCGCCGACGTCAGCTTCGAGCGCACGCTCTACCAGGGGGTGCCGGCGCGCTTCGAGGCCGGCACGGGCAACATCGCCGATGCAGTCGGTCTCGGCGCAGCCGTCGACTATGTCGAGAGGATCGGGATCGAGAACATCGCACGTTACGAGCGTGAGCTGCTCGCTTACGCGACGCAGCGGGTCAAGCCGATCCCCGGCATTCGGCTGATCGGCACGGCGGACGACAAGGCCAGTGTGCTGTCCTTCGTCCTTGCCGGGTACCGCCCGGAGGAAGTCGGGGCGGCACTCAACGAGGAGGGCATTGCCGTGCGCGCAGGCCATCATTGCGCTCAACCGATTCTGCGCCGCTTTGGTGTCGAAGCGACGGTGCGCCCGTCACTGGCGTTCTACAACACCTGTGCCGAAGTGGACCTGCTGGTGTCGGTTCTGCAACGCCTGGCCAGTGGGCGCGGCAGAGCCGTCACCTGA
- a CDS encoding trans-sulfuration enzyme family protein, with the protein MTKLDRNDDFRPAFATRTVHAGQSPDPSTGAIMPPIYANSTYVQESPGVHKGLDYGRSHNPTRWALERCLTDLEGGGAAFAFASGLAAIATVLELLDHGAHVIAGDDLYGGTYRLLEAVRARSAGLTCSFVDLSDPAALAAAIRPESRMLLVETPTNPLLRLVDLRALAILARQHGLLAVADNTLASPWIQRPLELGFDLVVHSSTKYINGHSDVIGGVAVVSSDERNAGHLERLRFLHNAVGAIAGPFDSYLTLRGVKTLDLRMQRHCDNAQDLAAWLERQPQVRRVGYPGLASHPQHALARRQMRAFGGMIAVELATDLAGTKRFLQGCVLFTLAESLGGVESLIEHPAIMTHATIPPEQRRRLGIGDSLLRLSVGIEDVEDLRRDLAGALTRIAPGSV; encoded by the coding sequence ATGACCAAGCTGGACCGCAACGATGATTTCCGACCCGCTTTCGCGACCCGTACCGTCCATGCCGGACAGAGTCCCGACCCCTCCACCGGTGCGATCATGCCCCCGATCTATGCCAATTCGACCTACGTCCAGGAAAGTCCGGGGGTGCACAAAGGGCTCGACTATGGTCGCTCGCACAACCCCACGCGCTGGGCGCTGGAGCGCTGCCTGACTGACCTCGAGGGTGGCGGCGCGGCCTTTGCCTTCGCTTCGGGATTGGCGGCCATCGCCACCGTTCTCGAACTGCTCGATCACGGGGCACACGTCATTGCCGGCGACGATCTGTACGGCGGCACCTATCGCCTGCTGGAAGCAGTGCGTGCGCGCAGCGCCGGGCTCACATGCAGCTTTGTCGACCTCTCGGATCCGGCAGCCCTCGCCGCGGCGATCCGGCCCGAGAGTCGCATGCTGCTGGTGGAGACACCGACCAATCCGCTGCTGCGCCTGGTCGATCTGCGGGCTCTGGCCATCCTTGCCCGTCAGCATGGGCTGCTGGCGGTGGCCGACAACACGCTGGCCAGCCCGTGGATACAGCGCCCGCTGGAACTCGGCTTCGACCTCGTCGTCCATTCGAGTACCAAGTACATCAACGGCCACTCCGACGTCATCGGTGGCGTTGCCGTCGTCAGCAGCGACGAGCGCAACGCCGGGCATCTCGAACGTCTCCGCTTCCTGCACAACGCCGTCGGCGCCATCGCTGGCCCTTTCGACAGCTACCTGACTCTGCGCGGCGTCAAGACGCTCGATTTGCGCATGCAACGACACTGCGACAATGCGCAGGATCTGGCTGCCTGGCTGGAGCGTCAGCCGCAGGTGCGACGCGTCGGCTACCCCGGCCTCGCGTCGCACCCGCAGCATGCGCTGGCGCGACGGCAGATGCGTGCTTTCGGCGGCATGATCGCGGTCGAGCTGGCGACCGATCTCGCCGGTACGAAGCGCTTCCTGCAGGGTTGCGTATTGTTCACTCTGGCTGAGAGCCTGGGTGGTGTCGAGAGTCTCATCGAGCATCCGGCGATCATGACCCATGCCACGATCCCGCCGGAACAGCGCCGCCGTCTCGGGATTGGCGATTCGCTGCTGCGCCTGTCGGTCGGCATCGAGGATGTCGAAGATCTCCGACGGGATCTCGCTGGCGCGCTGACGCGCATCGCCCCGGGCTCGGTCTGA
- a CDS encoding rhodanese-like domain-containing protein produces the protein MPAAHVADDSQCDVHGILAAATARARRDSLPYAGTVTPEEAWLLATAGAAILIDVRTAEEYKYVGHVPGTPLVQWQSGAALSRNPRFTRELAGKAGKNQAILLICRSGKRSAAAAEAATRAGFTRVFNVLEGFEGEITADGQRGTSGGWRYHGLPWVQD, from the coding sequence ATGCCCGCCGCCCATGTCGCGGACGACAGTCAGTGCGACGTGCACGGCATTCTGGCCGCAGCGACCGCGCGCGCGCGGCGCGACAGCCTTCCCTACGCCGGCACGGTCACGCCGGAGGAGGCATGGCTTCTGGCCACTGCTGGCGCGGCGATCCTCATCGACGTGCGCACCGCCGAGGAATACAAGTACGTCGGCCACGTCCCCGGCACACCGCTGGTCCAGTGGCAATCCGGCGCCGCGCTGAGCAGGAATCCCCGTTTCACCCGTGAACTGGCCGGCAAGGCGGGCAAGAACCAAGCCATCCTCCTCATCTGCCGCAGCGGCAAGCGCTCGGCCGCAGCCGCGGAGGCCGCGACACGGGCAGGATTCACGCGCGTGTTCAACGTCCTCGAAGGCTTCGAGGGCGAGATCACTGCCGACGGACAACGCGGCACCAGCGGTGGCTGGCGCTACCATGGCCTGCCCTGGGTCCAGGATTGA
- a CDS encoding RBBP9/YdeN family alpha/beta hydrolase, which yields MAAILIVPGLHDSGPDHWQTWFEHRLGDTRRVDQADWENPCLAGWAARVGEVIAAESEAVWIVAHSFGCLAAVRAGHLWPGRVRAALLVAPADPDRFGLAALLPQERLRFPSMIVASNDDPWLRAAVAQRWAGAWGSSYRNIGSAGHINVDSGHGPWPQGLAFFEELRRAALAPQL from the coding sequence ATGGCCGCGATCCTCATCGTCCCCGGCCTGCACGACAGCGGGCCGGATCACTGGCAGACGTGGTTCGAACACAGGCTCGGCGATACCCGGCGTGTCGACCAGGCTGACTGGGAGAATCCGTGCCTTGCCGGATGGGCGGCGCGCGTCGGCGAGGTCATCGCCGCCGAGAGCGAGGCGGTTTGGATCGTCGCCCACAGCTTTGGCTGCCTGGCGGCCGTCCGTGCCGGCCATCTCTGGCCGGGCCGCGTCCGTGCCGCCCTACTCGTCGCCCCGGCGGATCCCGACCGCTTCGGTCTGGCAGCCCTTCTGCCACAGGAGCGGCTTCGCTTTCCCAGCATGATCGTGGCGAGCAACGACGATCCGTGGCTCAGGGCCGCCGTCGCTCAGCGCTGGGCCGGTGCCTGGGGCAGCAGTTACCGGAACATCGGCAGCGCCGGCCACATCAACGTGGACTCGGGTCACGGTCCGTGGCCGCAGGGCCTCGCCTTCTTCGAGGAATTGCGTCGGGCGGCTCTCGCCCCGCAGTTATAA
- the epsC gene encoding serine O-acetyltransferase EpsC, with protein MNAPLRRLPDAAPSLWKLDDIVRDLRLAREQWRAAQHRPLESGCREFPSREALREIVDKLCGALFPMRLGPPDLQQGPGEDFYVGHTLDSALRSLLDQVRLELTHVSRHDPEVDAATIETDAVAIVRQFAAALPGIRIVLDSDVEAAYRGDPAARSVDEIVLCYPGTLAIIHHRLAHRLYRLGVPLLARIVAELAHSATGIDIHPGARIGKSFFIDHGTGVVIGETAVIGDRVRLYQAVTLGAKRFNVDADGSLEKGAPRHPIVEDDVVIYAGATILGRVTIGHGSSIGGNVWLTHSIPPGSFLTQAVSRNEVLEGGGGI; from the coding sequence ATGAACGCGCCACTTCGCCGCTTGCCGGACGCAGCACCATCGCTCTGGAAGCTCGACGACATCGTCCGCGATCTGCGCCTTGCCCGCGAGCAGTGGCGCGCGGCACAGCATCGTCCGCTCGAATCGGGATGCCGCGAGTTCCCATCCCGCGAGGCATTGCGCGAGATCGTGGACAAACTTTGCGGCGCACTCTTCCCGATGCGCCTCGGTCCGCCCGACCTGCAACAGGGCCCCGGAGAGGACTTCTACGTCGGCCATACGCTCGATAGCGCCCTGCGCAGCCTGCTGGACCAGGTCCGACTCGAGCTGACGCACGTGTCCCGCCACGACCCAGAGGTTGACGCAGCGACGATCGAGACCGATGCCGTCGCCATCGTGCGGCAGTTTGCGGCTGCCTTGCCGGGGATCCGCATCGTCCTCGACAGCGACGTCGAAGCCGCTTACCGAGGTGATCCGGCGGCACGCAGCGTAGACGAGATCGTGCTCTGTTATCCCGGAACGCTGGCCATCATCCATCACCGCCTGGCGCACAGGCTCTACCGGCTGGGCGTGCCCCTGCTGGCGCGCATCGTCGCCGAACTCGCGCACTCCGCCACCGGCATCGACATCCACCCTGGCGCGCGCATCGGCAAGAGCTTCTTCATCGACCACGGTACGGGCGTCGTCATTGGTGAAACCGCCGTCATCGGCGATCGGGTCCGCCTCTACCAAGCGGTGACCCTCGGTGCCAAGCGGTTCAACGTCGATGCCGACGGCTCGCTGGAAAAGGGAGCTCCACGCCATCCGATCGTCGAGGATGATGTCGTGATCTACGCCGGGGCGACCATTCTGGGGCGCGTCACCATCGGTCACGGATCGTCGATCGGCGGCAACGTCTGGCTGACCCACAGCATACCGCCCGGGAGCTTCCTCACCCAGGCCGTATCCCGGAATGAGGTGCTCGAAGGCGGCGGCGGAATATGA
- a CDS encoding helix-turn-helix domain-containing protein has product MSRLRERFPCVLRQLRNERGWSQERLAERADLNRSYVGEIERGVASPSLTTAGKLARALEVELSALVARCEHE; this is encoded by the coding sequence ATGAGCCGTCTCCGAGAGCGCTTTCCATGCGTCCTGCGGCAGCTGCGAAATGAGCGCGGCTGGTCGCAGGAACGGCTGGCGGAAAGGGCCGATCTCAACCGTTCGTACGTTGGCGAGATCGAGCGCGGAGTCGCCAGCCCTTCCCTGACCACTGCCGGAAAACTGGCACGCGCGCTGGAGGTCGAGCTTTCGGCCCTGGTCGCCCGCTGCGAGCATGAATAG
- a CDS encoding c-type cytochrome codes for MPNDFLLNKPRSHLFKQGLAMKKTALAIVGSLIALAALAGPGSTATPAPGRTPYFAANCANCHGTDGKAASAIPPIAGRDRAYLEESMKAFKNGTRPATIMHQLAKGYTDEEISILAEYFAKQK; via the coding sequence GTGCCCAATGATTTCCTGCTCAACAAGCCCCGTTCGCACCTCTTCAAACAAGGACTCGCCATGAAGAAAACTGCTCTCGCCATCGTCGGCAGCCTCATTGCACTGGCCGCTTTGGCCGGTCCCGGATCAACCGCCACACCGGCACCCGGCCGCACTCCGTACTTCGCAGCCAACTGCGCCAACTGCCATGGTACCGACGGCAAGGCTGCCAGCGCCATTCCACCCATCGCCGGCCGTGACAGGGCCTATCTGGAGGAAAGCATGAAGGCGTTCAAGAACGGCACGCGCCCGGCGACGATCATGCACCAACTCGCCAAAGGCTATACGGATGAAGAGATCAGCATCCTGGCTGAATATTTTGCCAAGCAGAAATGA
- a CDS encoding NAD(P)/FAD-dependent oxidoreductase, with amino-acid sequence MSPFNPDRRRLLHALGASTALAAAAGIPGTGLAAVASKRGKTIGRVVVVGAGFGGATAAKYLRKWSDGTIEVTLIERNRQFVSCPASNEVLGGNRAYDSLVHGYDGLRKNWEIRLVHATVTAIDADKRRVRTDSAGDFAYDRLILAPGFDFIYGDIAGYDARAQESILHAWKAGPQTLALRKQLEDLPAGGTYVLSIPKAPYRCPPGPYERASQIAWYFKTHKPGSKVIILDANDKVISKEKLFRGVWESDYKDIIEYRPGWNVTAVDPVTRIVTNELGDKERGDVLNLLPPQRAADIARVAGVVNVNDRWADVDWISLESTAVRNIHILGDALQAAPLMPKSAHMANQHGKAAAAAIVEILSGREPQPTLMANTCYSLIDDKRAIHVDSVHRYHPEKKVPLVVDGSGGVSKEPSVEEGLYTRAWATTMWKDSLS; translated from the coding sequence ATGTCCCCCTTCAATCCCGATCGTCGTCGCCTGCTGCACGCACTCGGTGCATCCACCGCGCTGGCCGCTGCCGCCGGCATTCCCGGAACCGGCCTGGCGGCCGTCGCCAGCAAGCGCGGCAAGACCATCGGGCGCGTCGTCGTTGTCGGCGCCGGCTTCGGTGGCGCCACGGCAGCCAAGTATCTGCGCAAGTGGAGCGATGGCACAATAGAAGTCACTCTGATCGAGCGCAACAGGCAGTTCGTCTCCTGCCCGGCCTCCAACGAAGTCCTCGGCGGCAACCGTGCCTACGACTCGCTGGTCCATGGGTACGACGGACTCAGAAAGAACTGGGAAATCCGGCTGGTGCACGCAACGGTGACCGCCATCGACGCCGACAAGCGGCGCGTGCGAACCGACAGCGCAGGGGATTTCGCATACGACCGCCTGATCCTTGCCCCCGGCTTCGACTTCATCTACGGTGACATCGCCGGCTATGATGCCCGGGCGCAGGAAAGCATCCTGCACGCATGGAAAGCAGGACCGCAGACTCTGGCCCTGCGCAAGCAGCTTGAGGACCTGCCCGCGGGTGGCACCTATGTGCTGTCCATCCCGAAGGCGCCGTATCGTTGCCCACCCGGCCCGTACGAACGCGCCAGCCAGATCGCCTGGTACTTCAAGACGCACAAGCCCGGCTCGAAGGTGATCATTCTCGACGCCAACGACAAGGTCATCTCCAAGGAAAAGCTTTTCCGCGGCGTATGGGAGAGCGACTACAAGGACATCATCGAGTACCGGCCCGGCTGGAATGTGACCGCCGTCGACCCGGTGACGCGGATCGTCACCAACGAACTGGGCGACAAGGAGCGAGGCGATGTACTCAACCTGCTGCCGCCACAGCGCGCCGCCGACATCGCCCGTGTCGCAGGAGTGGTCAATGTCAACGACCGCTGGGCCGATGTGGACTGGATCAGCCTCGAGTCAACGGCCGTCAGAAACATCCACATCCTCGGCGACGCTCTGCAGGCCGCGCCGCTGATGCCCAAGTCGGCGCACATGGCCAACCAGCATGGCAAGGCGGCGGCGGCAGCAATCGTCGAGATCCTCTCTGGCCGCGAGCCGCAGCCGACCCTGATGGCGAATACCTGCTACTCACTGATTGACGATAAGCGTGCGATCCACGTCGACTCGGTGCACCGCTATCATCCCGAGAAGAAGGTGCCACTGGTCGTCGACGGCTCTGGCGGCGTATCGAAGGAGCCGTCGGTCGAAGAAGGACTGTACACGCGGGCCTGGGCGACGACCATGTGGAAGGACAGCCTGTCCTGA